Proteins co-encoded in one Chlamydiota bacterium genomic window:
- a CDS encoding 50S ribosomal protein L18 → MIVKNVREIYRRNRHIRIRRKVMGTPERPRLAVFRSGKHMYAQLINDLEGRTLLSFSTLSKVVKEKVKSGANVKAAELLGGILAEEAKRKEITKIVFDRGGYLYHGRVKALAEAARKGGLVF, encoded by the coding sequence ATGATTGTTAAGAATGTTCGTGAAATTTATCGTAGGAACCGTCATATCAGAATTAGGCGTAAGGTGATGGGAACGCCTGAGCGGCCTCGGTTGGCTGTTTTTAGAAGTGGTAAGCATATGTATGCTCAACTCATTAATGATTTAGAAGGGCGGACACTGCTTTCCTTTTCAACACTTTCAAAGGTGGTTAAAGAAAAGGTAAAGTCAGGGGCAAACGTAAAAGCGGCAGAACTTTTGGGTGGAATTCTTGCTGAAGAGGCTAAACGTAAAGAGATTACAAAAATTGTTTTTGATCGTGGGGGTTATCTCTATCATGGTCGCGTAAAAGCCTTGGCGGAAGCGGCAAGAAAAGGCGGTCTTGTATTTTGA